In one window of Myotis daubentonii chromosome 13, mMyoDau2.1, whole genome shotgun sequence DNA:
- the ADIRF gene encoding adipogenesis regulatory factor has product MAGKGWQDLKQQVEGTAQEAVTATGAAAQQVVDQAAEAGQKAMDQVAKTTQETVDKTATQASETFSGFGKKLGLLK; this is encoded by the exons ATGGCCGGCAAGGGCTGGCAAGACCTGAAGCAGCAAGTGGAGGGGACGGcgcaggaggcag TGACTGCTACGGGAGCAGCAGCCCAGCAAGTGGTGGATCAGGCAGCAGAGGCTGGACAGAAAG ccATGGACCAGGTGGCTAAAACTACCCAGGAGACCGTGGACAAGACCGCTACCCAAGCCTCGGAGACCTTCTCAGGTTTTGGGAAGAAGTTAGGTCTCCTGAAGTGA
- the LOC132214623 gene encoding basic proline-rich protein-like yields the protein MLPTAPAQPRLGTHPPLLRGHSAPPPPSSGAQLWAAGGAPRAQASELPSHSAEHGASLGTGILGTGHPWAPGVPGHRGIFGHRASLGTGASLAPGIPGHRAILGHRASLGTSPCGDLGSGARRPRRVPGRQVLHLLGLTTHARPVRSRGVFVCRIPPAVSHPEGEDPGNPARGLVFSVAAGRSPPTTHPWDRVLRGARPRSSVFPVCASGPDGGLHRLSGAYPPPLSLPPHVSACVTPAGPALPAVTHSCHGIRPRPGFHPTLRPARLPPLPLPPLPRCAFPAVPPPPRRSRLWRSTHPTTPASRFRETEWKRVFPWDAG from the exons ATGCTCCCTacagccccagctcagccccgtCTAGGCACGCACCCTCCCCTGCTCA GGGGACACTCCGCTCCCCCGCCCCCGTCTTCCGGGGCTCAGCTCTGGGCTGCAGGCGGcgctcccagggcccaggcctcggAACTGCCCTCCCATAGCGCCGAGCACGGGGCATCTCTGGGCACGGGCATCCTTGGcactgggcatccctgggcaccGGGCGTCCCTGGGCACAGGGGCATCTTTGGGCACCGGGCATCCCTGGGCACAGGGGCATCCTTGGCACCGGGCATCCCTGGGCACAGGGCCATCCTTGGGCACCGGGCGTCCCTGGGCACGTCGCCCTGTGGAGACCTGGGCTCTGGAGCTCGCAGACCACGCCGAGTCCCTGGGCGCCAAGTCCTTCACCTTCTGGGCCTCACCACCCACGCCCGTCCTGTCCGGTCCCGCGGGGTGTTTGTGTGCCGGATTCCTCCGGCGGTGAGTCACCCCGAAGGCGAGGACCCCGGGAACCCTGCCCGTGGACTTGTTTTCAGCGTGGCCGCCGGGAGGAGCCCGCCCACGACCCACCCCTGGGACCGGGTTCTTCGCGGGGCGCGGCCCCGCTCCAGCGTCTTCCCGGTCTGCGCCTCTGGCCCCGACGGAGGCCTGCACCGTCTGTCCGGGGCGTA TCCTccaccactctccctccccccgcaCGTGTCCGCGTGCGTGACACCAGCCGGGCCCGCCCTGCCCGCGGTGACTCACAGCTGCCACGGGATAAGGCCCCGCCCCGGCTTTCACCCAACCCTCCGCCCAGCCAGGctgccgcccctccccctgccccccctcccccgctgcgcCTTCCCGGCGGTGCCCCCTCCTCCGAGGAGGAGTCGCCTCTGGAGGAGCACACACCCGACTACACCGGCTTCCCGGTTCCGGGAGACGGAGTGGAAACGCGTCTTTCCTTGGGATGCCGGCTAA
- the SNCG gene encoding gamma-synuclein, with translation MDVFKKGFSIAKEGVVGAVEKTKQGVTEAAEKTKEGVMYVGAKTKEGVVQSVTSVAEKTKEQANAVSEAVVSSVNTVATKTVEEAENIAVTSGVVRKEELKPPAPPQEDEAVQEEAVEEAKSWGD, from the exons ATGGACGTCTTCAAGAAGGGCTTCTCCATCGCCAAGGAGGGCGTGGTGGGTGCCGTGGAGAAGACCAAGCAGGGGGTGACGGAAGCGGCTGAGAAGACCAAGGAGGGTGTCATGTATGTGG GAGCCAAGACCAAGGAGGGTGTCGTGCAGAGCGTGACCTCAG TGGCTGAGAAGACCAAGGAGCAGGCCAATGCTGTGAGTGAAGCGGTGGTCAGCAGCGTCAACACCGTGGCCACCAAGACCGTGGAGGAGGCGGAGAACATCGCGGTCACCTCGGGAGTGGTGCGCAAg gaggagctgaagccacctgccccgccccaggAGGATGAGGCAGTCCAAGAGGAAGCGGTAGAGGAG gCCAAGAGTTGGGGAGACTAG